GAAAGCGCGTGTCGATGATCCAGCGCCCTTCCTTGTAGTCCTTCCTGAAGTTCGTCGCGTGCTCCATCATACGGCGGAGATCGAGCTCGGTAGAGTCGCGCTTTACGAATCGTTTCTGCATGTGGGAGGAGATTTCGAGCTTCTATTCCCACCACTCTGGCCAAACGCGTTTTCTTTTCGCCATCTGTCTCGGCGATTGTAAGCGATTCGTCGAGCTTCGATATCGCGTCCTTGTTGGCGATCCGGGGACCGGCTCGTCCTTCGGCACCGCGAAGAAGATCGCGAGCGCGAAGTCCAAGCCGAGCCTAATTGTGAGGCCGTAGACTTCTACACGTCCGCCGAGCTCGGAGCTCGAGACCCGAGTGAGTTGAGCTCTCTCTCGAGCAGACGTATCTCCTCGGGCGGGACGAGAGCACCGCCATACCGAGCGTGATAGAAACGCTCGACGATTCGGAGCCCGATATTTCGAAGCTCCACCGGCACATTCTCCGAGACGGTAGCCCAGTACTCCAGCGGAGCTTTCGTCTTCGTTCGGGGAGATCCGAGCGCTCTCGCCCGGCGATCCAACTCCTGGATGAGAGGTTCGAGACCTGTCAAAGGCGCGCTCGTCCCGCGACGCGTCACCCTCCGCCGTGGGCTCCAGAGTCGCGCAAGGTGCAAGGCACCGTATCCCGCCACGAAGAATCCGGCGAGCCACGCGAGCGGCCCCAAAAGCCCCCGCCACTCGACGTGGCGGATCTCGGCATAGAGGCTCGCGCCATGGGCCCGTATCCACTCGATCGCATCGGCGAGTGGCCCGGAATCCAGACCGGCATGGAGGCTTTCGTACTCAGCGGCCGGGGTCGGGTCGTACTCGAGCCAACCCTTTCCGTCGATGTAGGCCTCGATCCATGCGTGCCGATCCCATTCGCGCACGATGTAATAGTCGTCTTTGCGCTGGCTCCCGATCACGTTGAAGCCCTCAACATACCGTGTCGGAATGTCCTCCGTGCGAAGCATCAGGGCGGCTGCACCGGCAAAAAACTCACACCATCCGCGCTTCTTGTTGAAGAGGAAGTCCACGAGTGGGTTTTGCCGGTCAATCTCCCCAACCTCGAGAGAGTACTCGTAGCTCTCCCGAAGATGGGCGACGACCCGCTCGACCGCCTTCTCGGTCGTCGCAGCTCCGTCGGTGACGACCTTGGCGAGCTCGGGAATCCGCGGGTCGAGATTCTCGGGAACTTGGAGAGCGCGTTCACGTTCCTCCGGCTGCAGCGGCCCGTCTTGTGCCCTTTGGTGATTGAGCTCGTGGAGAACGCCGTATAAACGAACGCGGGTGCTTGGCGGCTGAAACAAAACCCCGGCACCATCGATTCGCACCTCATCGACCGGTGCGTGGACCAGCGCCGATCCACCCGGCGTTGCAAGACCACCCCCGTCCACCCGAACCACCTTCGTTCGAATCAGGCGCTGGCCTTCCAGACGTTCTGGTGTCGGAACGAAATCCTTTCCTGGAAGTGTTGCGAGGAACTGCCGTTCCGGCAATCCAATCGTCTGTGGCATCGAAGGCGCGAGGGTGCGGATCGACGCCAGATCCCGACGCCAGTAAGCGCCATCGATGTGCGTGAAGACGCGGCTTCTCAATTTCTGTGGCCGCTCGCTCCACACCCTCATCACGATCTTCTCCGAGAGCTTCAAGCGCTGAAGATCGCCGAGGCGTGTCTGGTGCTGCCCCTCGATGCCGTCGCCCGTTGGCGCGTAGATCGTCAGCATCGTTTCCTCAACCTTTCCCTGAGTCCAGGGGAGGATGAGAACGATGACGGTGGCGATCGCGGCAGAAAGAAGACCGAACCCACCGACGAGAACCGACCGTGTGAGCCTCCGCTCACCCGAGAGGCTCCAAACGTCGGCAGCGAGATAGCTAAATCCCGCCAGTCCGGCAGCCGCGAGAAACCCGAGCGTTCGCGTATTGGCGTCGAAGCTCGCAGTGACGAGCATACCGACCGCAGCGGGGATGACGCCCGTCCAGACAAACACAGTGCGTGCCGTCAAAAGGAAGAGACTCCCCAGGGCGCCCACGGGATACGCGAGGCGAAGGGCCCAGGTGTCGACCTCCTGGGCGCTCAGGATGGGGTACGTCACCTGGATCCAGCCCAGGATGGCGATCCCGATGAGAAGGAGATAGAGAAGGCGCTGACACGCCCGAACGGTACCCGGAGCAGGGGTACGGGATCTCCAGAAGATAGAAGCCGCCGCCACCAGGACGAAGAGCCAGGCCGGCGCCGTGCGGAGGTTGACGGCAACGGACGCACCGGCGGCACCAAACAAGACACTCGTGGCCACGCGCTTCATACGGACTCGTCCGCGAGCGCGCGTTCGACGTCAGCGGGTCGCACCAGGCTCATCTCGCCCAGATCGTCGGCCGCCGCCTTCCAATTTTTTGGCGGTCGAGCCTTCGCGCACGATCATCACCTTCAGATCGACGCCGAACGCCTTCACTCGCCGGAGGAAAGACTCCCTCGCGTCGTCCCAATCCTGAACGATGGCGACGACGCTCGTAATCTGCTGGAGCTTCTCGAAGAGCGCTGGACCGACGATCTCGAACGGGGGCTCGTGACAGGGCTCGAGGCAGGCGAGCACGTCGAGGATGTTCTCGAGATACGCGAGACTTCTTCCGGCGCTGACTTCATAGATGTCGGGCCCAGCCGCAAAGATATCGACCACATACTCGCTCCGACTGAAGTAATCGGCCACCGACGCCACGAGGGATATCGCGGCCTCGTTTCGCGATGGATACGGCCGTGTGCTCAATGCGGTTTTCCCGGACATAGACCTCTTGATCATCGATGAGGCGCACGCCCTCAAACACGGCTTCGACCCCAAGGGGAGCAACCGAAACCGCGTCCTCGGCATGGCGCTGGGACATCCTGTTGCAAGCAGCGACGAGTACCCCTGGTACCAGAGGCGTGTCCGTCGGGTGTTGCTGCTGTCGGCGACCCCGTTCGAGTACGACTACCGAGACGTCTTCAACCAGCTCGACGTTCTTGGCTTCGGCGACGCGAAGCTTCAGGACGCCGATGGCGGCAACCCCATTTCGGTGCGACGGTTGGACGACCCCGAGTGCGAGGAGGAAGAAAAACGAGAAGTGCTGAAGCGAATGCTCCTCCGGCGCGTCGGGTATTTGAAGATCGCCGACCAGAAGTACAGCAAGAACATGTATCGACGGGAGTGGCGCGCCGGTGGATACGACGCCCCTTCGAGCCCCATGCGGCTCGAAGACCCGAAGCAACGTCTCGTGGTGGGTCTCATTCAAAAGAAGGTCGCGGAAGCGCTTCGTGACAAACGTTTCAACAATCACTTCCAGATCGGCATGCTCTCGTCGTTCGAGAGCTTCCTCGAGACTGTCGGACACCGGAAGCGTTTGGCGCGACAGAATGTCGACGGCAACCACGATGGAGAACGCAGGCACTTCGAGGGAGAGCAAGAGGCATCGGTTGATGAGAGAAGGGGAGCCGATACGTTCTCCCTCGCGACGGTTGTGGACTCGTACAGCAAAGAGTTCGGCGAGCCGCTTCCTCATCCGAAGCTCGACGCCACGGCGCGGTCTCTTGCGTCGGCTTTCGATACAGGGGACAAGGCGCTGGTATTCGTGCGTCGGGTGGCGACCGTAACCGAGTTGAAGAAGAAGCTGGACACCATCTTCGACGACTGGATCTACTCGAAGATGGTTGCCGCGCTCCCGGAACTGAAGGAACCAATCGACGGGTTGTTTAGCCGGTATCGACAAGAGCGCGAGCGAGCTTCGACGGGACCCAAGGAGGATAGCAGCCACGAAGAGGTCGACCAGGTCGAGGAGGACCTGCGCCACGCGGTCGTGGATGACGAGGGCGGGAATGACACGTTCTTCGCGTGGTTCTTCCGCGGGGAAGGGCCCGGACGCGTGCTCTCCGGTGCTGCGTTTCAGAAGAACCGTCTCTCGTCGATGGCATCCGTCTACTCGACACTGTTCGAGGACGACTATGTGGCGTGGCTCCTGGGGCAACCTTCGGACCCGCTCGAACAGCTCGCGAACATGCTAGCCCGGTCGCCAGCCGACCTGCAGGCCGAGCTGAAGCAGCTTGCGTACAACTATTTCCGGTCGCGCTCCCAGCAAAAATCAGGTTACCCGCGCTTCTATGTGGTCGAGGCCTACCAGGCCGCCGCCCTGCAGTTGCTTCGAGATCGTGACGGGGATCTCGGGCCGCGTGCGTCGGTCGTCCTGCAGGAACGATTTCCTCTCGTCGTGGACGGTAGGGCGGATGCACCGGAGCGGTTCCCACCCCCGTCGGACGGCATCGGTATCGTGACGTTCTTCACGGAGCTCGTCAAAACCCCGAATCTGCGGCGAGCCATCTGGCCTGAAGACGAGGCAGGGGAGTTCCGAGAGCGATTCCGGAACCGCGAGCGCCGCCGGGAGCTCATCAGTGCGATGAGCAGGCTCGGCGCTTCCTACATCGACCTCTATCTCACGGCTATCCGGCGACTCGGATCCTTCGGCACGCGCAAGGAAATGGACGCGGAACAACCTGAGCGCGTGCTCACCGAGGATTTCATCGAGCTACTTACCCGTCAGTCGACGACACCAGGCTTCCACGCGTTTCGAGAGCTCTCCGGCGCCGCGGCCGCTTTTGAAACACTGCTGTCCGTCAATTTTCCCGACGCCCACCACGTGCCGCTCGCGGAGCTCCCGGAGATGTTCGGGAGATCGCTCCAACACCAAGTCCCCGTAGGGCGCATGTCCGGAGGCGTCAACAAACGCCTGGTGCAGCAGTTCCGAATGCCCGGGTTCCCGCTGACCCTTGTCACCACCGATGTGCTTCAGGAAGGAGAAGACCTGCACACGTTCTGCCGGCGCGTCATTCATTACGGGATCACGTGGACGCCGTCGGCGATGGAGCAACGTACCGGACGCATCGATCGCATCGGAAGCCTTGTACAGCGCCATCTGGATGGTCGGGCGCATGCACCCGGAGACGATGAGCTGATCCAGGTTTATTACCCACATCTCCGTGACACTGTCGAAGTCTTGCAGGTCAGACGGGTCCTGGTACGCCTCAACAAGTTCCTTCGAATGATCCACCGCTCCGAGAACCTCTCGGATACGGACGAGAGCCGGATCGATATCGCGCAAGAGGCCATTAGGCGGCTCGAAGAGGTACCGCGAATCGAGGGTCTCCTCGAGTCCGCGTTTCCGGTACACCCGCCCTGGCTGTGCGGCACCGCACTGGCATGCGACATTCAGCGTCTAGACATCACGGCTTTGGAGCGACATCTGGGCGAGCTTTGGAGCTCGCTAGTTGAGACCTGGGACCTAGCCGTTGAGAGCACCGGGAACCCACGAAGGTTGGCGGGGACGGTCGCCCTTAGCTCGGGACGATGCATCCGTGCTGACGAGCGATCGACGCCTTCGGTCGAGCGACGCCAACCGTTCACACTCGAGCTCCGATCGCTCATCGCCGGCGATGCGACCTTGCTCGAGTGCACGAGTCCCGTGGGTCAGATCGACCTCGACGACCCCGACGAGAGCGACCATCTGTATGAGCTCCAACAAAGGCTCGGCGCCGTGAGGATCTGCGCGGTGCACGACTTTATAAGGCGAAAGTACGAAGTCTCCGTCAAAGGCGACCGGGTGTTTCATCTCGATACGACTTGTTACGCGGAGATCGAGCGTCTGGTCCTCCGAACCGTCGAGACAGCGGACCTCATCGAATCGGAAATGCTGGACCGAGACTCGGAGCCGGAAGCTTGGCTACGGGGGACGGAGGAGAGAGCCGATGCTGAGGCTTGAGCAGTTGGTGCAATCGATCCCGGCTTCGAATCGCAAAGCGTGGTACGTCGACGGCGAGCGAATCAACGTAGCCGTACGCGGGGGGAGCCGGCATCAGACCATCACGATCGAGCGCGTCGAGAATCTTTATCGACTGGAGTCGGTTGTCCTGGGAACGGCTTCCGTGACCAAAAACGTGAAACGCTGGCGGAAACTCGCGTTGCTCGTCTGGGAGAAAAACGCACAGCATCAGATCGTGACCTTCGGATTCGACCGTCGTGACCGTCTCGTCGGCCACATCGAGCACCAGGCGGATTACCTCGACCCCGAAGAGCTCGAGCTTTACGTGAACACCCTGGCCAGGGAGTGCGACCGATTCGAGTACCTCCTGACAGGGAAGGATCTGTTCTAGCGAGGGAGGGATGCCAGGAGAGGTTCGCCCCACGTTGTTCGTTCACCACGAGGTTCCAATTTCCAGTCGCTACACCGACACCGCACCCCATTTCGACGTGTCAGCCTGCTGAGCTTCGTCGAACTCGAGTAGCTTGCTCCTTGGCGCCGGCTTCGGCCCAATCGAGGATCTTTCGCACGTGCGCCACAAAATAGGGAATGAGTGCTTCTCCCGGATATGCCGAGTCGTCGCCGAAGGAGCCCAAGGGGCCAGATCGCTCCAGTTGGGTTTTCACAGAGCCCTTGAGAATTCGTCGAAGCGACGACGCCTGCGCCAGCACCGGTCGCGTCGCGAGGTCGCGCTGGTCGAGGAAGAGCCACACTTGCTCGAGCGCGCTGAACAGACGAGCCCACACGACCCAAGGTGGCTTTGAACTGTGACCCACAAACAACTCCCGCCACGTATCCGGGAACAACGTGTAGTACCGGTGTCGTCCCTCGGTGCGGGAGACGACAAAGCCCGATTGACTCATCTCGGCCAGCGCTTTGGTGATCGTGGCTGGGTAGTAATACGTGTCTCTAGCCATTGCCCGGGGCGATCCGAGATCGTTGAGCAGCAGGAATTCAAAGATCTCCGCACGGGCGTTCACTCCCAGCAAGGCTCTCAAGCGCAGGAGGAGGTTCTCGTGCGGTTCCGGACGGAACGGTGCGGCCGCGCTGCGCTCCTCGTAGCTGTCGCGCAAGAATCCATATCTCGAAAAAATAGGTTCGGGCTCGTGAACCACCGGAAGAGGGGCTCCGTTCTTGAGGAAAAATAGAGATTTCTTTCTCTTTCCCGTCGCTTTCGATAAGCCCGTTATGCCCTTCCATTTTGCCTCGTTCTCGGTGGTGCTCGTCGCGGCCGCCACCGCCCGTAGAACCTCCTCGCCGTCGAAGATTTCGTCCTTCAACATGCGCTTGATGCGCTGGATGCTGATAAAGCGACCGTTGATGGACAGCCATTCCAGGATGGCATC
This genomic interval from Vicinamibacteria bacterium contains the following:
- a CDS encoding winged helix-turn-helix domain-containing protein; amino-acid sequence: MPKVLTDFRTEFLDRLLDVLWRQWTALGVSGYSRHWTGSPVDPDALLLLSCTIGRYDARLFDAILEWLSINGRFISIQRIKRMLKDEIFDGEEVLRAVAAATSTTENEAKWKGITGLSKATGKRKKSLFFLKNGAPLPVVHEPEPIFSRYGFLRDSYEERSAAAPFRPEPHENLLLRLRALLGVNARAEIFEFLLLNDLGSPRAMARDTYYYPATITKALAEMSQSGFVVSRTEGRHRYYTLFPDTWRELFVGHSSKPPWVVWARLFSALEQVWLFLDQRDLATRPVLAQASSLRRILKGSVKTQLERSGPLGSFGDDSAYPGEALIPYFVAHVRKILDWAEAGAKEQATRVRRSSAG
- a CDS encoding transglutaminase domain-containing protein, encoding MKRVATSVLFGAAGASVAVNLRTAPAWLFVLVAAASIFWRSRTPAPGTVRACQRLLYLLLIGIAILGWIQVTYPILSAQEVDTWALRLAYPVGALGSLFLLTARTVFVWTGVIPAAVGMLVTASFDANTRTLGFLAAAGLAGFSYLAADVWSLSGERRLTRSVLVGGFGLLSAAIATVIVLILPWTQGKVEETMLTIYAPTGDGIEGQHQTRLGDLQRLKLSEKIVMRVWSERPQKLRSRVFTHIDGAYWRRDLASIRTLAPSMPQTIGLPERQFLATLPGKDFVPTPERLEGQRLIRTKVVRVDGGGLATPGGSALVHAPVDEVRIDGAGVLFQPPSTRVRLYGVLHELNHQRAQDGPLQPEERERALQVPENLDPRIPELAKVVTDGAATTEKAVERVVAHLRESYEYSLEVGEIDRQNPLVDFLFNKKRGWCEFFAGAAALMLRTEDIPTRYVEGFNVIGSQRKDDYYIVREWDRHAWIEAYIDGKGWLEYDPTPAAEYESLHAGLDSGPLADAIEWIRAHGASLYAEIRHVEWRGLLGPLAWLAGFFVAGYGALHLARLWSPRRRVTRRGTSAPLTGLEPLIQELDRRARALGSPRTKTKAPLEYWATVSENVPVELRNIGLRIVERFYHARYGGALVPPEEIRLLERELNSLGSRAPSSADV
- a CDS encoding helicase-related protein produces the protein MIIDEAHALKHGFDPKGSNRNRVLGMALGHPVASSDEYPWYQRRVRRVLLLSATPFEYDYRDVFNQLDVLGFGDAKLQDADGGNPISVRRLDDPECEEEEKREVLKRMLLRRVGYLKIADQKYSKNMYRREWRAGGYDAPSSPMRLEDPKQRLVVGLIQKKVAEALRDKRFNNHFQIGMLSSFESFLETVGHRKRLARQNVDGNHDGERRHFEGEQEASVDERRGADTFSLATVVDSYSKEFGEPLPHPKLDATARSLASAFDTGDKALVFVRRVATVTELKKKLDTIFDDWIYSKMVAALPELKEPIDGLFSRYRQERERASTGPKEDSSHEEVDQVEEDLRHAVVDDEGGNDTFFAWFFRGEGPGRVLSGAAFQKNRLSSMASVYSTLFEDDYVAWLLGQPSDPLEQLANMLARSPADLQAELKQLAYNYFRSRSQQKSGYPRFYVVEAYQAAALQLLRDRDGDLGPRASVVLQERFPLVVDGRADAPERFPPPSDGIGIVTFFTELVKTPNLRRAIWPEDEAGEFRERFRNRERRRELISAMSRLGASYIDLYLTAIRRLGSFGTRKEMDAEQPERVLTEDFIELLTRQSTTPGFHAFRELSGAAAAFETLLSVNFPDAHHVPLAELPEMFGRSLQHQVPVGRMSGGVNKRLVQQFRMPGFPLTLVTTDVLQEGEDLHTFCRRVIHYGITWTPSAMEQRTGRIDRIGSLVQRHLDGRAHAPGDDELIQVYYPHLRDTVEVLQVRRVLVRLNKFLRMIHRSENLSDTDESRIDIAQEAIRRLEEVPRIEGLLESAFPVHPPWLCGTALACDIQRLDITALERHLGELWSSLVETWDLAVESTGNPRRLAGTVALSSGRCIRADERSTPSVERRQPFTLELRSLIAGDATLLECTSPVGQIDLDDPDESDHLYELQQRLGAVRICAVHDFIRRKYEVSVKGDRVFHLDTTCYAEIERLVLRTVETADLIESEMLDRDSEPEAWLRGTEERADAEA